AAGTAGATTTAACAACTTGCAATTCTTTTGCAATTTCTTGCTGCCATACAACTTGCTTACGAATAACATCATGTGCTAAAAAGAATGCTTCAATCATTTCATTTTCAGAAATACCTGCAGCCGATCCTTCAACCATGCAAATACCATCATAGGTACCAGCGATAATTAATTTAACATCAGATAAAATGTCTTCATCTGCAGTTGGATCCATAATCCATTGGCCATTAATTCGACCAACTTGAACAGCACCTACTGGCTCTAAGAAAGGAACTCGTGATATTGTCAATGCAATTGATGTCCCTATAAGCGCCAATACTGCTGATGGAGCATTTCTATCAACTGAATACACTGTTGATAGAGCTTGCACTGAGTTAAAGAAGTACGTTGGAAATAAAGGACGTATAGAACGGTCAATTAAACGAGCCGTCAAAACTTCTTTATCAGATGATCGACCTTCTCGCTTTAAATATCCACCAGGAATTTTACCCCCTGCTGAAAACAGTTCGCGATAATCTACCATTAATGGTAAAAATCCAGGAAAATCCTTCGATTCAGCCATAACAACAGTTGTTAAAATCGCTGTACCGCCTTTTCTCAACCAAGCAGAACCGTCTGCTTGTTGCGCCATCTTGCCAATTTCTACTTCTAGGCCAAGCTCATCTAATCTAAAAGTTTTTTTCATACGTATCTTACTTTCTTAAGTTCAATCTCTTTAATAGATCTTGATATAATTCTTTGTTTGTTTTTTGCAAATATTTCAAATGCGCTTTACGGTACGAAACTTTTTGCAAAAGACCACGACGTGATGAGTAATCTTTATGATTTAATTTACAATGTCCTTGTAGATCATTGATTTCTGCAGTTAAAACAGCAACTTGCACTGCTGAAGAACCTGTATCGTTGCTTGACATTTGGAAGTCTGTAATTATTTTTTTCTTGTCGATCGAAGTTAACATGTTTTTATAACCTACGTGATAACATTATTTATACTTAATTTACTATTCTACTATATAGCTTAACACTATTTTTAATATTATGGTAGGCGCGAGCGGAATTGAACCGCTGGCCCTTGCTACGTCAAAGCAATGCTCTACCCCTGAGCTACGCGCCTACACCACTTATATTCTACTCGTTATTTTTAAGATTGTCAGATTCAATCGCTTCATGAATAGATTGATTATTATCTAAGTACCGCTTCCTAAATGAAGCAATCCCAGTACCCGCTGGTATTAATTTACCAATAATAATGTTTTCTTTCAAGCCATATAAATGATCTACTAATCCAAAAACAGCAGCTTCAGATAAAATTCTTGTTGTTTCTTGGAATGATGCAGCTGAGAAAACACTTTCTGTTCCAAGTGATGCCATAGTAATACCCATTAAAATTGGTTTTGCTATAGCCGCACGTTTACCTTCAGCTCTCAACAAAGTATTAACATTTTTGAAATGTACTTTGTCAACACGATCACCAATAAGGAAATCTGTGTCTCCTGGATCAACAATACGAACTTTACGTAGCATCTGTTTTACGATCAGTTCAATGTGTCTATCATCAATATCTACGCCTTGTAGACGATAAATCTCTTGAACTTGATTTACAATGTATGTCTGTAAAACATCTGGCCCTAAGATTCGTAACAAGTCATGCAATATTGGAAGACCAGTTGTTAAAGCATCACCAGCTTTAACGCGATCACCATTTGCAACGATTAACTGTTTATCACGAGGGATTAAGTAATCAAATGACTCTTCTCCAACAACAACGCTGATTTTACGATATCCTCTATGAAGACCACAGAAAACAACTTCACCATCGATGTCTGATATAACAGCTGAATCTTTCGAAATACGCGCTTCAAAAATTTCAGAAATTCGAGGTAAACCCCCAGTAATATCTTTAGTTTTTGATGCTTCCTTCGGAATTTTTACTAAAATATCACCTGCTTTAACTTGGAACTTATCTTCAACTAAAAGATATGAACTATGAGGTAAATAGTATTGAGCTATCTCTTCACCAGTTGCATCCAAAATCATTACTGCTGGCTGATACTTATCCGATTTATTTTCTAAAATATATTTAGTTGTTAACTTCGTTACTTCGTCATGTTTTTCTTGCATTGTAACGTTATTAATCAAATCAATATACTGAATTGTTCCATCTTTTTCAGAAATAATAACATCATTCAACGGATCAATATTTAATAATAGTGTATCTGGTTGAACAGCTGCATTATTTGTAACAAAAATTTCTGCACCATATAATACTGCAACTTCACGTAATTCACGTCCATCTTTTGCAATAATAGCGATTTTACCTTCACGGCTTACCGCGATAGTTTTACCATCTCTATTTGTTACTGTACGTACGTCATGAAATTCAGCAATACCTTCGAAATCAGCTGTGTATGAAGCTCTTTCCGTAACACTTGCTGTACCCCCAATATGGAACGTTCTCATGGTTAACTGGGTTCCAGGTTCACCGATTGATTGCGCTGCAATAATACCAACCGTAACACCAACTTGTACAAGTTGACGAGTTGATAAATCCATACCATAACATTGAGCACATGCGCCACGTTTAGCTTGACATGACAATACTGAACGAACTTGTACTGATGTAAAATATGACTCTTTTAACTGTTCTAAATGGTAGTTCATAACCATGGTGCCACGAGGCAACAATAATTTACCAGTTAGTGAATCTTTAAGATCTGCAGCTAAATGCCGTCCATAAATACGTTTTAACAATTGGTATAAAATCTTGCCTGATTCTTTTAAATTTTCTAAAACAACAAAGCCAAGAGATCCGCAATCTTGCATAGTCACCACAACATCTTGAGCAACGTCAACTAAACGACGTGTTAAATATCCAGAGTTTGCAGTTTTAAGCGCTGTATCGGCCTGACCTTTACGAGCACCGTGTGTTGAAATAAAGTATTCAAAAACACTCAAACCACTCTTGAAGTTACTCTTAACTGGAGTTTCCATAATTTCGCCTGACGGCTTAGCCATCAAACCACGCATACCCACAAGCTGTTTAATTTGATCTCTGCTACCACGAGCACCAGAGTCAATTGACATAAATATTGGGTTAAACGGTTTCTCTTGTTTATCAGCATTTAAATATGCAAAATGATCAGCATTTTCAAAATCTTGGTACATAGCTTCTGCAACATCTGCAGTTGTATGGTTCCATAAACTAATGATTTTATTGTATCGTTCACCATTAGTGATAGCGCCATCAATATACATCTGATCAGTTTTAATAACTTGATCTTCAGCTTTTTTAAGCATTTCTTTTTTCGATGCAGGTTCAACCAAGTCAGTTAGTGGGAATGAAATACCAGCTATAGTAGCATACGTAAAACCAATAACTTTAATAATGTCTAAGAAATCAATTAATTGGTTTGCACCAAAATTGTCATATACATATTCAACTAACTGAGCAATATCTTTTTTGCGCAATAATTTATTAACCCATGCAATATCAGAACCTTTAGGTAGTTTACTATACAGTAAAGCTCTACCAACTGTTGTATCTACAACAGTTTGTCCATCTTCTAGACGAAGTTTGATAATAGCATGTAAGTCAACTTGCTTACACAAATGAGCTAAGGTTACTTCTTCTAGAGATGAGAACGTAGTTCCTTCACCTTTTAAGTTGCAACGGATCTTAGTTAAATAATGTAAACCAATAACCATTTCTTGTGACGGAATACCAAGCGGTTTACCATTTGAAGCAGACAATAAACTGTTTGTTGATAAAACAAGATTTTTTGTTTCTTTTTGTGCTTTGTCGCTTAAAGGTAAATGCACAGCCATCTGATCACCATCGAAATCGGCGTTAAAACCTGTACAAACTAATGGATGAATTTTAATAGCTTTTCCATCAACTAGTACTGGGTAAAAACCTTGAATACCAAGTCTATGCAAA
This genomic interval from Candidatus Chromulinivorax destructor contains the following:
- the rpsO gene encoding 30S ribosomal protein S15; this translates as MLTSIDKKKIITDFQMSSNDTGSSAVQVAVLTAEINDLQGHCKLNHKDYSSRRGLLQKVSYRKAHLKYLQKTNKELYQDLLKRLNLRK
- the rpoC gene encoding DNA-directed RNA polymerase subunit beta'; this translates as MFCAKIFGPVKDWECNCGKYKRMKHRGVTCEKCGVEVIQSRVRRERMGHIELVAPVCHIWYLKGTPSYLSLVLDLSVKELERVIYFDSYMVVHQGDSPYNRKAVITNNEYNEYVNNHADDIEFVALSGAEAVKQVLEMVDLDAEAAILQEVYKNTSSVAARHKIMRRIKILNGLSQADLRPNWMIMEVLPVLPPDLRPLVPLEGGRFASSDLNELYRRVLNRNIRLQRLIEIEAPEVIIKNEKRMLQESVDSLIDNGRRGQPVRGGNKRALKSLSEMLRGKQGRFRQNLLGKRVDYSGRSVIVVDPKLKMNQCGLPKKMALELFKAHVFAELLKRELASNLRIAKRMVEEGVDIVWDVLDYVVQGRTVLLNRAPTLHRLGIQGFYPVLVDGKAIKIHPLVCTGFNADFDGDQMAVHLPLSDKAQKETKNLVLSTNSLLSASNGKPLGIPSQEMVIGLHYLTKIRCNLKGEGTTFSSLEEVTLAHLCKQVDLHAIIKLRLEDGQTVVDTTVGRALLYSKLPKGSDIAWVNKLLRKKDIAQLVEYVYDNFGANQLIDFLDIIKVIGFTYATIAGISFPLTDLVEPASKKEMLKKAEDQVIKTDQMYIDGAITNGERYNKIISLWNHTTADVAEAMYQDFENADHFAYLNADKQEKPFNPIFMSIDSGARGSRDQIKQLVGMRGLMAKPSGEIMETPVKSNFKSGLSVFEYFISTHGARKGQADTALKTANSGYLTRRLVDVAQDVVVTMQDCGSLGFVVLENLKESGKILYQLLKRIYGRHLAADLKDSLTGKLLLPRGTMVMNYHLEQLKESYFTSVQVRSVLSCQAKRGACAQCYGMDLSTRQLVQVGVTVGIIAAQSIGEPGTQLTMRTFHIGGTASVTERASYTADFEGIAEFHDVRTVTNRDGKTIAVSREGKIAIIAKDGRELREVAVLYGAEIFVTNNAAVQPDTLLLNIDPLNDVIISEKDGTIQYIDLINNVTMQEKHDEVTKLTTKYILENKSDKYQPAVMILDATGEEIAQYYLPHSSYLLVEDKFQVKAGDILVKIPKEASKTKDITGGLPRISEIFEARISKDSAVISDIDGEVVFCGLHRGYRKISVVVGEESFDYLIPRDKQLIVANGDRVKAGDALTTGLPILHDLLRILGPDVLQTYIVNQVQEIYRLQGVDIDDRHIELIVKQMLRKVRIVDPGDTDFLIGDRVDKVHFKNVNTLLRAEGKRAAIAKPILMGITMASLGTESVFSAASFQETTRILSEAAVFGLVDHLYGLKENIIIGKLIPAGTGIASFRKRYLDNNQSIHEAIESDNLKNNE